The genome window GGTGGCTGCTGGGCACCCCCGACCACCCCGGCCCGCTGACGCTGCTGGACGGCGAGCCCACCGCTGAGCAGTTGCTGGAGTGCGCGCGCATCGCGGCCCGCTACTGCGACGGCAAGCGGGAGCCGAAAGTGCGGGTGCTGGCCTCGCGCCGGAGCGGCGAGTCCCGCGAGCTGGACGTGGCGCCGCGCGGGGAGTACGAGCTTGCGTCTCGACTCCTGTGATGCCGTGCGCGCCGACCACGTGCTGGCGGTGGAGGGGCTGTTCTGCCCCATCCCCATCGCGCGCGCGACCGAGCGCATGGTCACCGTCGCGGCGGGCGAAGTGCTCGAGATCCGCGCCACCGACCCGGGCGTGATCATTGACGTGCCCGCATGGTGCCATTCCGCGGGGCACGAGTTCCTGGGCTATTTCCGGGGCGGACCGCGCATCACGTGCTGGGTGAGGAAGTGTGTGAAGTAGTCCAGGCAGGTCAGGAATGAATGCCTGCCTCCAACCGCAGGCCGGGAGCACCTGTGCCCCAGAATGAGTCTTCCGACTTCCGAGGGCCCCCTTCACCCGGAAGTTTCGGAGGATTGGAGCAGCGTGTGCAGAGATCCTGTACGTGCCCACCGATGATCACACCAACAGCCCCCGAATTGCATCGCACCCATATGGGTCGGGCAGCTATGCTCTCCGCATCGGGACACTGGGTGGGTACGGATGTGCCTGCGTCCTCAAGCGGTTCGCAAGCGGAGCCTTGGAGTGCCCACAGAGTTGGTTGCCTTCGGCGCAGTCCCAGCTGCCCTGAGAGCCCGAGGACGATAACAAAGGTCGGAGACGTCTTCGGCTTTCCGCC of Candidatus Eisenbacteria bacterium contains these proteins:
- a CDS encoding sulfurtransferase TusA family protein, whose product is MRADHVLAVEGLFCPIPIARATERMVTVAAGEVLEIRATDPGVIIDVPAWCHSAGHEFLGYFRGGPRITCWVRKCVK